GGCTTGCCGAAGAGGCCGGGCATGGACGTCGCCCGCGCGCTCACCGGCGAGGACATCCCCGTCATCATGCTCACGGCCCGCGACGGCGAGGTCGACCGCATCCTCGGCCTCGAGCTGGGCGCGGACGACTACGTCACGAAGCCGTTCAGCCCGAGAGAGCTCGTCGCCCGCGTCAAGGCGGTGCTTCGCCGCCTGGACCGGGGCGCGGCCGCCGCCGCCGAGGCCGAGCCCCTGTGCTTCCCGGACTTCACGATCGAACCGGAGGCGCGCCGCCTGATCGCCGGCGGCCAGGTCGTCGAATGCGCGCCGAAGGAGTTCGACCTGCTCCTCACCCTGGCGCGCAACCCGCTCCGCGTCTTCACCCGCGAACAGCTCCTCGAGCAGGTGTGGGGGTACGACTTCTACGGCGACGACCGCACCGTCGACGTGCACATCCAGCGCATCCGCAAAAAGATCGAGCCGGATCCGAACCGCCCGCGCTACATCGTGACGGTGTGGGGGGTCGGCTACCGCTTCGAGCCGGGGAGGTAGCGCGTGCGCCTCCAGACGCGCCTGCTCGTCACCCTCGGCCTCATCCTCGCCCTCGTGGGCGGGGCGCTGCTGATCGCCCTCCCGCGCGTGACGGAACGCGCCATCCTCAGGTACACGGCCGGCCTGCTGGCGGCGGACGCCGAGGCTCTGGCGAAGCGGCCCGCGCTTCTGCGGGCGGCCCTGGACACGGAGGACGGCCCGGCTGCCGGCCTGCGCAACGTGGTGGTGGTCGACGGCGGCGACCGGGTCGTGCGCGCGTTTCCGGCCACGCCGGTCTTCCAGCCGGGACGACGGCTGCCGGGTCCCGTCGCGCGCCTCGCGGACCGCGCGCGCAGCTCGGGCGCGGGCGCCGGCGCGCCGGTCGGCGCGAGCGGCATCGTCGCGGCCGCGGTGCCGGTCGGGGGACGGGGGCCGGGCTGGGTCATGATCCTCTTCCAGCCGGTCCGCGACCTGGACCCCGCCATCCGCCAGGTGAAACGGGCGGTGCTCGCGTGGACGCTCGCCGGGCTGCTCCTGGCGCTGCTCATGGCGGCGCTGACCGGCGGCGCGCTGGCCCGCCGCCTCGGGGCCCTCAGCCGCGCGGCCCGAGCCATGGCGGACGGTCGCCTCGACGCGCGCGTGCCCGTGGAGGGCGGCGACGAGGTGGCTGACGTGGCCCGTTCCTTCAACCTCATGGCGGACCGCCTCCAAAAGACGATTTCCGATCTCCGCCGGTCCGAGGACCTGCGCCGCGACTTCATGGCGTCCCTGGCGCACGACCTGCGCACGCCGGTCACCTCCATCGGCGGCTTCGCCGAGGCGCTGCGCGACGGGGTCGTGCGCGACCCCGACCAGCAGCGGCGGTACGCGGGCATCATCGTCACGGAGGCGCGGCGCCTCGGCCGGCTGGTGCAGGACCTCTTCGACTACGCGCGCCTGCAGGCGGGACAGCTGGAGTTCCGCATGCAGCCCCTCGACGTGCGGCGCTGGTTCGAGGACTTCTGCGACGCGGCGCGGGCGCGCGTGGAGGGCGCCGGCTTCACGTTCGAGGCGTCCATGCCGGCGGATGACGTGACCGTCCTGGCGGACGGCGACCGCCTGGCGCGGGCGCTGACGAACCTCGTCGACAACGCCCTGCGGTACGCGCCGGCCGGCAGCCGCGTCGCGCTCGAGGCCTCGGTCCGCGGGGACGAGGTCCGCTTCAGCGTCGCCGACGAGGGCCCCGGCGTGCCGGAAGAGGAACGCGAGCGCATCTGGGACCGCTTTTACCGCGGGCGCCAGGCCGGGTCGCGCGCGGGCGAGGATGCCGGGTCCGGGCTGGGGCTGGCGATCGTCAAGTCGATCGTCGAGGCGCACGGCGGCCGCGTCGGCGTGGACGCCGGCGGCGGGAACGGGTCCCCGCCGCGGGGATCGCGCTTCTGGTTCGCGCTGCCGCGGCGTTCCTAGCTCCTGACGGGGGCGTGGCCCTCCCCTCGCGGCGGGCCGCCCGCCGCCGCGTTCACAGACCGTTCACACTTCATTTTGCCCGCGTTCACAACCCCACCAAAGTTTGGTCACGACCCCGCGGCAGACTGGTCGCAGAAACGGGGCACGCGATCGACCATGATCGTCATGCCGTGGGAGGGCATCGCAGATGAAGAAGAAGTGGTGGGTGTCCACGTTGGCGGCCGCGTTGATCGCCGGCGCCGCCGTTCCGGTTGCCGCCGCGCCGGCGCCGGGCGCGACGGATCCGGTCCAGGTGTCGGTGCCGAGTGAGGCGGAGCCGATCCAGGCGCCGGTGCCGGATGACGGCGACCCGGTCCAGGTTCCGGCGCCGCCGGCCAAGGACCGGAAGTTCACCCCGGCGCAGCGGGCGACCATCCGCGCGAAGATCGACGAGATCCGGGCTCTTCGCGCCCAGTTCCACCATCAGCGGGAGCAGCTCCAGCAGCAGGCCGAAGTCAACCGTCAGTTGTGGCAGGAACTGCGGCAGAAGCTTGGATCGACGACGCCCGGGCAGGACGGCGCGGCGCCGGACGCCTCCGGGAACGCCGGGGCGACGCCGGCCCAAGGTTTCCGGGACGCGCTGAAGGCGTTGCGGGCCAAGCAGCAGGACCTCGTCCAGCAACTCAAGCAGTTGAACGAGGACCGCAAGGTCCACGCCGCGGCCGCGCGCGTGGCCCTGAAGGCCGGCAACGACGACCGGGTCATCGACAGCCTCAACGCGATCCTGAAGGACGAGTCGCAGGGCCTCAAGATCCTCGAGGGGTTGCAGTCGATCCAGCACGCGATCCACGA
This genomic interval from Clostridia bacterium contains the following:
- a CDS encoding response regulator transcription factor; translated protein: MGRHILVVDDEANIRELCRLYLEQEGFAVAEAADGDEAMEAVRRQRPDLVVLDLGLPKRPGMDVARALTGEDIPVIMLTARDGEVDRILGLELGADDYVTKPFSPRELVARVKAVLRRLDRGAAAAAEAEPLCFPDFTIEPEARRLIAGGQVVECAPKEFDLLLTLARNPLRVFTREQLLEQVWGYDFYGDDRTVDVHIQRIRKKIEPDPNRPRYIVTVWGVGYRFEPGR
- a CDS encoding HAMP domain-containing histidine kinase, encoding MRLQTRLLVTLGLILALVGGALLIALPRVTERAILRYTAGLLAADAEALAKRPALLRAALDTEDGPAAGLRNVVVVDGGDRVVRAFPATPVFQPGRRLPGPVARLADRARSSGAGAGAPVGASGIVAAAVPVGGRGPGWVMILFQPVRDLDPAIRQVKRAVLAWTLAGLLLALLMAALTGGALARRLGALSRAARAMADGRLDARVPVEGGDEVADVARSFNLMADRLQKTISDLRRSEDLRRDFMASLAHDLRTPVTSIGGFAEALRDGVVRDPDQQRRYAGIIVTEARRLGRLVQDLFDYARLQAGQLEFRMQPLDVRRWFEDFCDAARARVEGAGFTFEASMPADDVTVLADGDRLARALTNLVDNALRYAPAGSRVALEASVRGDEVRFSVADEGPGVPEEERERIWDRFYRGRQAGSRAGEDAGSGLGLAIVKSIVEAHGGRVGVDAGGGNGSPPRGSRFWFALPRRS